A region of the Longimicrobium sp. genome:
CCGCGGTGGTGACGTCGCTCTCGGTCCGCTTCTGAGCATGCCCGGCCGCGCATGACTGACGCGAGCAGCACCGCTCCGTTCCTGGACCTGGTCCGGGGTGAGGGTCCGGGGAGCTTCAAGCTCTACATGGGCTCGTTCGCCGGCGTGGGGAAGACGTTCCGCATGCTGCAGGAGGCGCACGACCTCAAGCGGCGCGGCGTGGACGTCGTCGTGGGATACGTGGAGACGCACGGCCGCGCGGAAACGGCGGCGCTCGTGGATGGCCTGGAAGCCGTCCCCCGTCGACGGGTGGAGTATCGCGGCGTGGTGCTGGAGGAGATGGACACGACGGCCGTGCTCGCGCGCCGGCCGCGAGTAGCGCTGGTCGACGAGCTGGCGCACACCAACGTTCCCGGCGCACGCCACGCTAAGCGCTGGCAGGACGTTCTGGAGCTGCTCGACAACGGCATCGACGTCATCTCCACCGTCAACGTGCAGCACCTGGAATCGCTCAACCGGGTGGTCGCCGAGACGCTGGGCGTCAACGTCCGCGAGATGGTACCCGACTGGGCCGTGGCGCGCGCCAACCAGGTGGTCAACATCGACCTCCCGGCAGAGGAGCTGCGCCAGCGGCTGATCAACGGAAAGATCTACGCCGCGGACAAGGTGCCCGCCGCGCTCGCCAACTTCTTCACCCTCGAGAACCTGACCACGCTGCGCGAGCTGGCGCTCCGCGAGGTGGCCAGCAGCGTGGACCGGTTGCGCACCGGGCTCGTGAGCCGCGAGGAGGGCGTTCCTCGCTCCGCCGACCGCGTGCTCGTCGCGATGAGCAGCATGCCGCCGCGGACGGACGTTCTCCTCCAGAAGGCGAGCCGGCTGGCGGGGCGGCTGAACACTGACTGGTATTGCGTCTACGTGCAGACGCCGGAGGAAAGCGCGACACGGATCGACTCCTCCGTGCAGCGGCATCTGGTCGACAACATCCAACTCGCGCAACGCATGGGCGCCGAGGTCGTCAAGCTGGAATCGGCCGACGTGGCGGACGCGGTCGTTCGGTTTGCGCGAGAGAAAGGCGTGTCGATGATCGTGGTGGGACGTACCCACCGGTCCAGGCTCCACCGCGCGTTCAGAGGCTCTGTGATCGACCGGCTAATCGAGCGGGCCGCGGCGCTGGACGTGCTCGTCGTGTCGTTCGCGGAAGGGGAGGAGGGGGGATGAAGGTCGGGCAGCGTCTCTTTGTCGCCGTGCTTCCCGCGGTGCTGGGCGTCCTTGCGATGGCGGGCCTGGCGTACTGGGGGCAGCGCGGGCGGCAGGTTCCCGAATGGCTGCTGATGGCGGGGATCATGACGGCCGTCGCCACCCTGGCGATGGCGTGGCGCAACACGCGGTACGTGGCGCGCCGGATCGAGGCGCTCTCCCGCCCCGCCCGCGAGTCGCCCGCTGACGTGGGTATGGACGACGAGCTGAATTCGATCGAGCGCCGGATCGTGGAATCGGAACGGCGCGGGGAAACGCGCGAACAGGCCGCGGAGGCGCTGGTGCGGGAGTACGCCGGCCTCCTCGCGGACGCCTCCGCCACCGTCGGCGGCAAGCTGGACGAAGTGCGTATTCCGCTTCACATCCTCCTCTCCAGCCCGTTCGGCGAGTTGAACGACAACCAGGAAGAGATGATCGGCGCCGCGCAGAAAGCCGCCGAGAACGCTGATGAGGCTCTGCGCTTCATCGGCCGAATCGTGGAGCTGGATGCTGACCGCGTGGAGTCGCGACCCGAGCCCATCCGTCTGCGCGACCTAGTGCATCCCGTGCTCGCCGCCGTAGAGCCGCGCCTGCAGCGGGCCGGCGCGACGCTGGAAACCGACCTGCCCCCGACGCTCCCGCACGTGCATGTCGATCCGCGCCTAACGCGCGAGGCGCTGTCATCGATCCTGAATCGCGTGGTGGGTCGGGTGCCTCGCGGCACCTGCGTGCACCTCACGGCAGAGTCGCGGGACGGGGTTGTCCACCTGCGGATTCAGGATGCCTCGCTGTACTTGGACGAGGCGTTTCCGCTCGCTCAGCGACTGTTGCACCTGCAGGGTGGTATGGTAGCCGCCTCGGCCGGCATGGTAGAGATCCACCTCGGTACGGTGAGTCGTTAGCCCGACGGGCCGGTGGAGCTCCGTGCGAACTGATGCGGGACCCGCCGTAATTGTCTCGAGCGTTGTTCGATCCGAAAAGACACAACTGATTCGGTCCTTACCCGGGTGATCGGATTCTCCGGGTGACCGGGCAGTGGATCTCCCCGGGTCTGGGCGGAGGCATCTCAGTTGGATCGGGCACACATGGACTTGCCGGAAGCAACTTCACCAACCAGGCGACAGGACTCCGGGCTGGCGCTGCCATCGCTTGGCTGAAGCGGCCTTCCGGCGCCTTGGTAGGCGATGGCAGCAGGAGCAACGAACCGCGTTCGGAGATCGAACACTCGCCTGCCCGAAGTAAACTCGGCTACTGGTACGTAAAGTCGGCTGCTCAAAAATAAACTCGGCTGCTGACGGAGACGCCGCCACTCGGAAAGAGAGGCGGCGTCTCGCATTTGTGGGGCTGGGCTTCAGCGGACGCCCAGCGTTTGGCACCAGGCGCCGGATTGGAAGAGCGGGAAGGATTGCCCTCCCAGACTGGCCGTCACCGCAAGCGAGTCCCCATGGGCCGTCGCCGAGATGCCGAAGGAAAGTTTGCGGGGATGGGACGGATCGGCCAGGGCGAGTTCGGCATCCAGGGTAGTACAGGAAGCGGAGACCTTCGCCACCGAGGGTTGCAGCTTCCAGGCCGGAAAATTCAGCAACGACAGGAGCCGCGCGTCGATGGAGTCGACGACGACTTTCTCCACGTTGGGCAGGCACACGGCCGGGTTGCCGATCCACCTCGTGGGCACCGTGTCCTTGGCAAGTTCCCCCCCCTCCATGCGGGCCTCATACATCAGGCTTCCGCCGGCCCGATCGATCCGGACATCTACGGGCGGGTTGTTCAGGGTGATCTGGGAATCCGGCCGCGCCGGAGTCGCGATCGACAACCACGTGAAGTACGTATAGCGGATGGAATCGCAGCTGCGCGCGAATCCCCCGGGGAACCCGTTGGCCGTGCCGGTGCGGACGATCCCCGCGAGCAGCCCTCCCAGGGTGTCGGCGATCAGGTCCTGCCGCGCCGAAAGGCAGGGGCAGCCTTTTTTTTCCGGCCGCGTTGTCTCGCTGCAATGCGCGAGCGCGAACAGGGATGCGATGACTGCGGCCGTGCGGATGCTCGGGATATTCATGCCGACTCCTTCCTTCTTGCGTGACGGATCGCGGCGGGGGCCCGTCCGCGCCCTGCATCCGCGCCTCCCGCCGTTTCCCCGATCCGCTCAGGCGGGGAGGGCGTATTCATAGGCGAAGATGGGGGGAGCCAGGAGGACGTCGCCGGCCTCCATAGCCATGTGCTGCACGTCGATGTCGCGATCGATTTCCACGCCGTTGGCGAGCAGGGCCTCCACGATCCCGGCACGGGAGGGCGCGGCGGCGATGGTGGCTTGCAGCCGCCCCATCGGATCGGCCGGCTCATCGGGCCCGGCTACCGGCGCCGCGCCCGACCAGTCCAGGGAGGGTACGTAGCCGTAATCGTTGAATCCGAGCTGCGCGAGGTCGGCCCATGGCGTCTCCTCGGGCTGGACCTCCCTGGCGGTGATCTGGAAGCCGAGCAGCACGTCCGGGACCAGGGTCGAATCGGCCCCGATATCCGGCTCCCCGGGAATCCACAGGGCTTTGGGCGCGTTCTGGATCAGGGCGGTGACGTAGAAGACCTGCTTGTCCCCGATGGGCGCGTCCCAATAGGACAGGGTCAAGGTGACGGCCGACGAGAAATCGTCCGGGTGTACGCTGGAAGGCCCCACGCCGAAGCTGACATTGCGGGCGTCCAGATCGGCCTGGTTGGTGATGACGACCTGCCCGGGGTCCACCGGGACGGGGTTCCCCTGTTGATCCGTGCCTTCGATGACGAGGGTGTAGGTCTTGGCGGGGATGGTGGTCAGGGCCTGGAGCTGGGTCCCGTCCGGGCTCACGATCCAGTCGATGTCGTCCGGATTCTCCGCGCCCTGGGCCACGTTCTGGATGAGCCCCAGGGGTGCGCTCAGGTTCCAGACCTGGAACTGGGTGGACGTGACGGGCGCGGGAGACGGCGTGGGCGCCGGGTCCGGGGCGGGCGGAGCCGGCGGGTCGGCCAGGAAGAACGCGTCCGCCATGGGCGCCGCCTTCGCGGCCGTCGCCTTCAGGGATGATGGCCTTGCGGAAACCGTGGCCATGGGAGACGACGGCGCGGCCCGGAGCGCTTCTGCGTTCGCCGTCCGTTTTGCCAGCCGTGTCTGCTGCAGCAGGGAATCGGGTGGCGCGGCCGGCGGCAGAAAGGATTGCTCGAACTCGGACCAGGGGATGGGCGGCGGCTTCTGCGACGAGCTCGCCCCGAAGGATACGGTGAAAGAGACGATCCACAGGTGGATGTGCGCGACGCCGGAGAAGGCCGGTCCCCAGATGCTGAGGTCGGCGCCCAGGCTCACCGAGATGGTCACGGTGACATGGGTGAACAGCAGGTTGATGCGGAAGGTGTACGAGACCCCGAAGGAAAGGTAGACGTCAATCTCGTAGTGGTACGGCTTCCACATGATCAGGAAGTCGGCCCCGACGTCGAACCAGCATTTCAGGTCCCCGCTTTGCCACAGGGCTTCCAGGCTGCCGCCCGCCATGAGGCATACCGGCGTGAGGGCGAAGTACATGCCCCCCTTGATGGTGAGCTCCGGGGTCACCACCCAGTTGAACCCCAGCCGGGGCACGTCGGGATACCACGGCGGCTTGTTGAAGTTGGGATGGTACCCGCCCAGGGTGACCACGAAATCGCCCGCGTTGGGGTTGTTCCCGAACCAGACGTAGAAGGCGAAGCCGCCCGTGAGATGGCAGGACGGATCGAGCAGGTACGAATTGGAGGTGAGCTTGGCATCCACCGCCACGAGGCCGTCGTCGGGAAGGATGCGCACTTCCAGGGCGAGCTGCGCGAAGAGCAGGGGCCGGGGATCGCCGGTGGGGATCGACGCGGTGGTCAGGCCCAGCAACGCGATTTCCAGGGAGCTCCCGAACTCCACCGAGACCAGGGCAAAGGACTGCAGCATCTGGAACGAGGTGAACTGGACGCCCGCCGCCAGCCAGTTCTCGCCGATGGACACCGGCACCACGTTCTGGGAGACCAGGACCTGCAGGGCCTGGTTCGGATCGCTGCCGCTGAAGGGGCTGCTCTGGCCCGGCACGAAGCCGCTGACCAGGGGGAAGGTGGCGACCTGATCGATGGAAGGCAGGGCCAGGCCGCGGTTGTAGCCGAACCCGGCCGCCAGGCCGGTGATGAAGAAAGCCGGGGGCCCGCCGAAGGGGCCCAGGACCGTCGCGAAGATGAACATCGAAGTCTCACCGTCGACCCTGGCGTAGCTGCCCAGGGCGGACAACGCGAAGTCCCCGGTCTTGATCAGCGCCTGGCCATTGTATTCGGTGAGGTCCTCCCCGTTCGGGCCCGTCACCTCCTGCCGCACGAATCCTCCCGAGATCTCCACCGCCCCCGAGCTGAAGGTGAGTCCCAGCCCCTGCAAGCCGAACACGGGGGCGAAGGTGGTGAGCGGGGAGCCGGCCGAAAGGCCGTCCAAAGTGAGGGTCATGGCCCCCAGCTTCAACGAGAAATTGAAGGAGATATCGAGGACGCCCTGGCTATACGCGAAGCCGATCTTGTCCATGTAGACCGGCCCGAATGCCTTCTGGAGATTGATCCAGTACCCGTTCTGGGTCTGCAGGTTATTGCCCGCATCGCCGGCTCCGGAGGCCGG
Encoded here:
- a CDS encoding DUF6603 domain-containing protein, with protein sequence MTILELYGQLLPYAGKTLDIPGPVFPASQNIAGFCANLLSGNAMAVDVDADGVVLSQDQQTVSLSGTTASFGFGTFTVGMVFTLALEQYSADISIDFASQPLTLPGIDWFTLSDPGFTFTVGNAPVPVVGTIGGNVAINGVTSRLTMEVPVAAGYWHFKATFVDPLTIAEVFTFIGSVNIGDALQSPFKDIVSTVGVKQVGFVCSLAPPGLVSTQILIGTPDGWQGWNFAPGVGITSADLSMVIGGSGGITYDVAGSIVVGGIEIDLSAMFPGAGQGWTFAGQTQEGEHLPLTGLIAELCKDWGVTLPDGFPSIDFMNLFFSFNADAGSFMFGGELDIGNSEPFSIAGNEFQIQFALQVGTQVAAGVRGYNGFLSGTLTMGTEQVGVEYDFSSDDKRLIGYWTETGQGSVGLADIAKTFGNADLVSLLSDIPPDMDLGLTSLSFAYDFTRTELILTAVSKNYGALVFTASKPATQWIYTFLVAVGRFDLTGLPLIGEDVGALGPFEIDDFNLLVCSGPLAADDVGNLNALIQAAGAATGATLPTLPDNPAGLQRGVNLSMTFQVAGYTAPVAVGTATPSSGSGSQSLVSLPTPQSPASLAPASGAGDAGNNLQTQNGYWINLQKAFGPVYMDKIGFAYSQGVLDISFNFSLKLGAMTLTLDGLSAGSPLTTFAPVFGLQGLGLTFSSGAVEISGGFVRQEVTGPNGEDLTEYNGQALIKTGDFALSALGSYARVDGETSMFIFATVLGPFGGPPAFFITGLAAGFGYNRGLALPSIDQVATFPLVSGFVPGQSSPFSGSDPNQALQVLVSQNVVPVSIGENWLAAGVQFTSFQMLQSFALVSVEFGSSLEIALLGLTTASIPTGDPRPLLFAQLALEVRILPDDGLVAVDAKLTSNSYLLDPSCHLTGGFAFYVWFGNNPNAGDFVVTLGGYHPNFNKPPWYPDVPRLGFNWVVTPELTIKGGMYFALTPVCLMAGGSLEALWQSGDLKCWFDVGADFLIMWKPYHYEIDVYLSFGVSYTFRINLLFTHVTVTISVSLGADLSIWGPAFSGVAHIHLWIVSFTVSFGASSSQKPPPIPWSEFEQSFLPPAAPPDSLLQQTRLAKRTANAEALRAAPSSPMATVSARPSSLKATAAKAAPMADAFFLADPPAPPAPDPAPTPSPAPVTSTQFQVWNLSAPLGLIQNVAQGAENPDDIDWIVSPDGTQLQALTTIPAKTYTLVIEGTDQQGNPVPVDPGQVVITNQADLDARNVSFGVGPSSVHPDDFSSAVTLTLSYWDAPIGDKQVFYVTALIQNAPKALWIPGEPDIGADSTLVPDVLLGFQITAREVQPEETPWADLAQLGFNDYGYVPSLDWSGAAPVAGPDEPADPMGRLQATIAAAPSRAGIVEALLANGVEIDRDIDVQHMAMEAGDVLLAPPIFAYEYALPA
- a CDS encoding sensor protein KdpD; this translates as MTDASSTAPFLDLVRGEGPGSFKLYMGSFAGVGKTFRMLQEAHDLKRRGVDVVVGYVETHGRAETAALVDGLEAVPRRRVEYRGVVLEEMDTTAVLARRPRVALVDELAHTNVPGARHAKRWQDVLELLDNGIDVISTVNVQHLESLNRVVAETLGVNVREMVPDWAVARANQVVNIDLPAEELRQRLINGKIYAADKVPAALANFFTLENLTTLRELALREVASSVDRLRTGLVSREEGVPRSADRVLVAMSSMPPRTDVLLQKASRLAGRLNTDWYCVYVQTPEESATRIDSSVQRHLVDNIQLAQRMGAEVVKLESADVADAVVRFAREKGVSMIVVGRTHRSRLHRAFRGSVIDRLIERAAALDVLVVSFAEGEEGG